In Nocardioides conyzicola, one genomic interval encodes:
- the rodA gene encoding rod shape-determining protein RodA, protein MKVPRLDWILTLAVLALVTLGTLLVWSATSHREDLTGGDTTAYLRKQLVNVVIGLVLMVLVLATDHRWVRIIAPLVYLGSVVGLVLVLAMGSTVNGSQSWLQLGGMSIQPSEFAKLAVVVGMALWVAERADARRGRAGGSVGDVVGMLVIAGVPTVLILLQPDLGTMLVLSATVLGVVAVSGAPRRWLALLAAGGVTAAVAAVAGGFLKQYQIERFLAFTNPDLDPRGAGYNVEQARIAIGSGGLTGEGLFSGSQTRAGFVPEQHTDFVFTVAGEELGLIGAGVLIALLAVVIWRALAIAVRTDDVFGRLAAAGIACWFGFQAFQNIGMCLGIMPVTGVPLPFVSYGGSSMFAGMLAIGLLQNIHLRANAAPAARLGTAPRVLVRS, encoded by the coding sequence ATGAAGGTGCCCCGGCTCGACTGGATCCTGACGCTGGCCGTCCTGGCGCTGGTCACGCTCGGCACGCTGCTCGTGTGGTCGGCGACCAGCCACCGCGAGGACCTCACCGGCGGCGACACCACGGCGTACCTGCGCAAGCAGCTCGTCAACGTCGTCATCGGGCTCGTGCTCATGGTCCTGGTGCTGGCCACCGACCACCGGTGGGTGCGGATCATCGCCCCCCTCGTCTACCTCGGCTCCGTCGTCGGGCTGGTGCTGGTGCTGGCCATGGGCAGCACCGTCAACGGGTCCCAGTCCTGGCTGCAGCTCGGCGGCATGTCGATCCAGCCGTCGGAGTTCGCCAAGCTCGCGGTGGTCGTCGGCATGGCGCTGTGGGTGGCCGAGCGCGCCGACGCACGGCGGGGTCGCGCCGGCGGCAGCGTCGGCGACGTCGTCGGGATGCTGGTGATCGCCGGCGTGCCCACCGTGCTGATCCTGCTGCAGCCCGACCTGGGCACGATGCTGGTGCTCTCCGCGACCGTGCTGGGCGTCGTCGCCGTCTCGGGTGCCCCGCGCCGCTGGCTCGCGCTGCTCGCCGCCGGCGGCGTGACCGCCGCGGTCGCCGCGGTGGCCGGCGGCTTCCTGAAGCAGTACCAGATCGAGCGCTTCCTCGCGTTCACCAACCCCGACCTCGACCCGCGCGGCGCCGGCTACAACGTCGAGCAGGCGCGCATCGCGATCGGCAGCGGCGGGCTGACCGGCGAGGGCCTCTTCAGCGGCTCCCAGACGCGCGCGGGGTTCGTCCCCGAGCAGCACACCGACTTCGTCTTCACGGTCGCGGGGGAGGAGCTCGGCCTGATCGGCGCGGGCGTGCTGATCGCGCTGCTCGCGGTGGTGATCTGGCGGGCGCTCGCGATCGCGGTCCGCACCGACGACGTCTTCGGGCGGCTGGCCGCGGCCGGCATCGCCTGCTGGTTCGGCTTCCAGGCCTTCCAGAACATCGGGATGTGCCTGGGGATCATGCCGGTGACCGGCGTACCTCTCCCGTTCGTGTCGTACGGCGGCAGCTCGATGTTCGCCGGCATGCTGGCGATCGGGCTGCTCCAGAACATCCACCTGCGCGCCAACGCCGCTCCCGCGGCTCGGCTCGGCACCGCTCCTCGGGTGCTCGTCCGATCCTGA
- the ndk gene encoding nucleoside-diphosphate kinase: MTQRTLVLLKPDAVKRGQAGEIIRRIEAKGYALVALELRSATPEVLAEHYAEHEGKPFYQPLVDFMLSGPVVAIVLEGERCIEGFRSLAGATDPTVAAPGTIRGDLGRDWGLKVQQNLVHGSDSPESAEREIGIWFPGL; the protein is encoded by the coding sequence ATGACCCAGCGCACCCTCGTCCTGCTCAAGCCCGACGCCGTCAAGCGCGGCCAGGCCGGTGAGATCATCCGCCGCATCGAGGCCAAGGGCTACGCCCTGGTGGCGCTCGAGCTGCGGTCCGCGACGCCCGAGGTGCTCGCCGAGCACTACGCGGAGCACGAGGGCAAGCCGTTCTACCAGCCGCTCGTCGACTTCATGCTGTCCGGCCCGGTCGTCGCGATCGTGCTGGAGGGCGAGCGGTGCATCGAGGGCTTCCGCTCGCTGGCGGGTGCGACCGACCCCACGGTCGCCGCTCCGGGCACGATCCGCGGCGACCTCGGCCGCGACTGGGGACTGAAGGTCCAGCAGAACCTCGTGCACGGCTCCGACTCGCCCGAGTCCGCCGAGCGCGAGATCGGGATCTGGTTCCCCGGCCTGTAA
- a CDS encoding alpha/beta hydrolase, whose product MTGVVTLPPLPREVPDLEADPAGIREYAADLLAASAQVDDLGSFVAGDARITTWTGLGATAYHDGIRPTGRLADAMSLALRTVARRVDQHAATLQSLLDRRGRLVDERAQLVATIDALRDRVAAATVDDAPAIQAACDDCASRVATYETDLDRWITDLMAEEEAIQEAFARVLTLDQVERRYGGADDPADAALHAMPGPDASSREVNRWWDSLDHQQQLAIIAASPESIGNRDGIPPWARDAANTVSLERDLADWGHLEDQGLLTDDERQWLDNARAAQQARETIEGGIDPQTLDQVSSQLYVYDPTAFDGDGAVAIAAGDLATARDVAVTVPGFGTDGQSAPYQADRALDLYEATRSVDGTAGVASMFWIGYDAPDNLPWEGEGWDAAGVLSEDMATAGGDRLADMIDGLRDSRDGDPAHLTAIGHSYGSTTTGHAAHDEGIPVDDLVFVGSPGVGGDTDDVGDTGVDPGHVWAGANSRDPIADLGNHGWVHLESVLGGAGLGDDPAEDDFGAIRFEAESTTRPDHLDFGEHSKYFDHGSESLYNLSQIVSGNYDAVLTADPVTDPWYAGPQDPEWDRDPTERDTLDEP is encoded by the coding sequence GTGACCGGCGTCGTCACCCTCCCGCCGCTGCCGCGGGAGGTCCCCGACCTGGAGGCCGACCCCGCCGGCATCCGCGAGTACGCCGCCGACCTGCTCGCGGCCTCCGCCCAGGTCGACGACCTGGGGTCGTTCGTGGCGGGCGACGCCCGGATCACGACGTGGACCGGGCTCGGCGCCACGGCGTACCACGACGGAATCCGGCCCACCGGCCGTCTGGCCGACGCGATGTCCCTGGCGCTGCGCACGGTCGCGCGCCGGGTCGACCAGCACGCCGCCACGCTGCAGTCCCTGCTCGATCGCCGGGGCAGGCTCGTCGACGAGCGCGCCCAGCTGGTCGCGACCATCGACGCCCTGCGGGACCGGGTCGCCGCGGCGACCGTCGACGACGCACCGGCGATCCAGGCGGCGTGCGACGACTGCGCGAGCCGGGTGGCGACCTACGAGACCGACCTGGACCGATGGATCACCGACCTGATGGCCGAGGAGGAGGCCATCCAGGAGGCGTTCGCGCGGGTGCTCACGCTCGACCAGGTCGAGCGGAGGTACGGCGGGGCCGACGACCCGGCGGACGCCGCGCTCCACGCGATGCCCGGTCCGGACGCGTCGTCCCGCGAGGTCAACCGCTGGTGGGACAGCCTCGACCACCAGCAGCAGCTGGCGATCATCGCCGCGTCCCCGGAGTCGATCGGCAACCGGGACGGCATCCCGCCCTGGGCCCGCGACGCCGCCAACACCGTCTCGCTGGAGCGTGACCTGGCCGACTGGGGCCACCTCGAGGACCAGGGCCTGCTCACCGACGACGAGCGCCAGTGGCTCGACAACGCCCGCGCCGCGCAGCAGGCGCGGGAGACGATCGAGGGCGGCATCGACCCGCAGACGCTCGACCAGGTCTCCTCGCAGCTCTACGTCTACGACCCGACCGCCTTCGACGGCGACGGCGCGGTCGCCATCGCGGCCGGCGACCTCGCGACCGCCCGCGACGTCGCGGTCACCGTGCCCGGCTTCGGCACCGACGGGCAGAGCGCGCCCTACCAGGCCGACCGGGCGCTCGACCTCTACGAGGCCACCCGCAGCGTCGACGGCACCGCCGGCGTGGCGTCCATGTTCTGGATCGGGTACGACGCGCCGGACAACCTGCCCTGGGAGGGCGAGGGCTGGGACGCCGCCGGTGTCCTCAGCGAGGACATGGCGACGGCCGGCGGCGATCGGCTGGCCGACATGATCGACGGGCTCCGCGACTCGCGGGACGGCGATCCCGCGCACCTGACGGCGATCGGCCACAGCTACGGCTCGACGACCACCGGCCATGCCGCCCACGACGAGGGCATCCCGGTCGACGACCTGGTCTTCGTCGGCAGTCCGGGTGTCGGCGGCGACACCGACGACGTGGGGGACACCGGGGTCGACCCGGGCCACGTCTGGGCCGGCGCCAACTCGCGCGACCCCATCGCGGACCTCGGCAACCACGGATGGGTCCACCTGGAGTCGGTCCTCGGGGGAGCGGGCCTCGGCGACGACCCGGCGGAGGACGACTTCGGGGCGATCCGGTTCGAGGCCGAGTCGACGACCCGTCCCGACCACCTCGACTTCGGCGAGCACTCGAAGTACTTCGACCACGGCAGCGAGTCCCTCTACAACCTCAGCCAGATCGTCAGCGGCAACTACGACGCCGTCCTCACCGCGGACCCGGTCACCGACCCCTGGTACGCCGGTCCGCAGGACCCGGAGTGGGACCGCGACCCGACGGAGCGCGACACGCTGGACGAACCGTGA
- a CDS encoding rod shape-determining protein: MANSFIGRDMAVDLGTANTLVYVRGKGVLLDEPSVVAINESTGDIVAVGHEAKRMIGRTPDNITAIRPLKDGVIADFEATEQMLRYFIQQVHRRRYFAKPRMVICVPSGITAVEQRAVKEAGYQAGARKVYIIEEPMAAAIGAGLPVHQPTGNMVVDVGGGTTEVAVISLGGIVTSLSIRTAGDDLDQAIVAWMKKEHALMLGERTAEEVKMTLGSAFPVTDEPEAEIRGRDMVSGLPRTVVVSSAEVRQALEEPLHAIVDAVRSTLDQTPPELAGDIMDRGIVLTGGGALLRGLDERLRHETGMPVHVAENPLSSVAIGAGKCVEEFEALQQVLVSDRRRVG, encoded by the coding sequence ATGGCTAACAGCTTCATCGGCCGCGACATGGCCGTCGACCTCGGCACCGCGAACACGCTGGTCTATGTCCGCGGCAAGGGCGTGCTGCTCGACGAGCCGAGCGTCGTGGCGATCAACGAGAGCACCGGAGACATCGTGGCCGTCGGCCACGAGGCCAAGCGGATGATCGGGCGCACGCCCGACAACATCACCGCGATCCGCCCGCTCAAGGACGGCGTGATCGCGGACTTCGAGGCCACCGAGCAGATGCTGCGCTACTTCATCCAGCAGGTGCACCGCCGCCGCTACTTCGCCAAGCCGCGGATGGTCATCTGCGTGCCGAGCGGCATCACCGCGGTCGAGCAGCGCGCGGTCAAGGAGGCCGGCTACCAGGCCGGCGCCCGCAAGGTCTACATCATCGAGGAGCCGATGGCAGCCGCGATCGGCGCCGGGCTCCCCGTCCACCAGCCGACCGGCAACATGGTCGTCGACGTCGGCGGCGGCACCACCGAGGTCGCGGTCATCTCGCTCGGCGGCATCGTCACCAGCCTGTCGATCCGCACCGCCGGCGACGACCTGGACCAGGCGATCGTCGCGTGGATGAAGAAGGAGCACGCGCTGATGCTCGGCGAGCGCACCGCCGAGGAGGTCAAGATGACCCTCGGCTCCGCGTTCCCGGTGACGGACGAGCCGGAGGCGGAGATCCGCGGCCGCGACATGGTCTCCGGCCTGCCGCGCACCGTCGTGGTCTCCAGCGCCGAGGTGCGCCAGGCGCTCGAGGAGCCGCTGCACGCGATCGTCGACGCCGTGCGCAGCACCCTCGACCAGACGCCGCCCGAGCTCGCCGGCGACATCATGGACCGCGGCATCGTGCTCACCGGCGGCGGCGCCCTGCTCCGTGGTCTCGACGAGCGGCTGCGGCACGAGACCGGCATGCCGGTGCACGTCGCCGAGAACCCCCTCTCGTCGGTCGCGATCGGTGCGGGCAAGTGCGTCGAGGAGTTCGAGGCGCTCCAGCAGGTGCTGGTCAGCGACCGCAGGCGGGTGGGATGA
- a CDS encoding pyridoxamine 5'-phosphate oxidase family protein — protein MTLSPTLPPLSPTPRTTVGRGRNRMVEDRAELHRLLADALIAHLGVTVARDGVSHPLVLPAAYAVDLDGPDLDGTLYLHGSVAAGWLRTATDSTVCVTVTELDGLVAARSAFHHSMNYRSAVVIGAARLVDDEDERRRALDLIVDHMIPGRSATLRASTRKELAATAVLAVSLHEASMKSRGEGPVDDAEDIEAGVWGGVIPVRRTAGDPVPSDDASGPVPADVVRRAASL, from the coding sequence ATGACGCTGAGCCCGACACTGCCTCCGCTCTCCCCGACACCGCGCACCACGGTCGGCCGCGGCCGCAACCGGATGGTGGAGGACCGCGCCGAGCTGCACCGCCTCCTGGCGGACGCGCTCATCGCCCACCTCGGCGTGACAGTCGCCCGCGACGGGGTCAGCCACCCGCTCGTGCTGCCGGCGGCGTACGCCGTGGACCTGGACGGCCCCGACCTCGACGGCACCCTCTACCTGCACGGCTCGGTGGCCGCGGGCTGGCTGCGGACCGCGACCGACAGCACGGTCTGCGTCACGGTGACCGAGCTGGACGGGCTGGTCGCCGCGCGCTCCGCCTTCCACCACTCGATGAACTACCGCTCCGCCGTCGTCATCGGCGCCGCCCGCCTGGTGGACGACGAGGACGAGCGCCGCCGCGCCCTGGACCTGATCGTCGACCACATGATCCCGGGACGCTCGGCGACGCTGCGGGCCAGCACCCGCAAGGAGCTGGCCGCGACGGCCGTGCTCGCCGTGTCCTTGCACGAGGCGTCGATGAAGTCGCGGGGCGAGGGTCCGGTCGACGACGCCGAGGACATCGAGGCCGGGGTGTGGGGCGGCGTCATCCCGGTGCGGCGGACGGCCGGCGACCCGGTCCCGTCCGACGACGCCAGCGGACCGGTCCCGGCCGACGTCGTACGACGGGCCGCGTCTCTATAG
- the mreD gene encoding rod shape-determining protein MreD — protein MNLLRAVVAAAAVGVALVLQVSFFPHLAWDGIVPNVCLLVVVGAALTRGPEFAAVLGFAAGLALDLAPPSDHLAGRWALALVVVGYVAGRVRRETQPTAGTVVATVAASSFVGTSVFALSGLVLGDPIGIPQMLEVVLVGVLWDVVLTPLVLPPVMAMFRHLEPDRSLA, from the coding sequence GTGAACCTCCTCCGTGCCGTGGTCGCCGCCGCCGCCGTCGGCGTCGCCCTGGTCCTCCAGGTCTCCTTCTTCCCGCACCTGGCGTGGGACGGGATCGTCCCCAACGTCTGCCTGCTCGTCGTCGTCGGCGCCGCGTTGACCCGCGGCCCGGAGTTCGCGGCCGTGCTCGGGTTCGCCGCCGGTCTCGCCCTCGACCTCGCGCCTCCGTCCGACCACCTCGCCGGCCGCTGGGCGCTGGCCCTCGTGGTCGTCGGGTACGTCGCCGGCCGGGTCCGCCGCGAGACGCAGCCGACCGCTGGCACCGTGGTCGCGACGGTCGCCGCGTCGTCCTTCGTCGGCACCTCGGTCTTCGCCCTCTCGGGGCTCGTCCTCGGCGACCCGATCGGCATCCCCCAGATGCTCGAGGTGGTGCTGGTCGGCGTGCTCTGGGACGTCGTGCTCACGCCGCTCGTGCTGCCGCCGGTGATGGCGATGTTCCGTCACCTCGAGCCGGACCGGTCGCTCGCCTGA
- the mrdA gene encoding penicillin-binding protein 2, which yields MFPPKSAQRTGRLRLFVIQALVFSLFATLFVRLYYLQVVGGEEYHAQATSQSVREVVVQPQRGLIVDDMGRPLVANRTSWVVSIDRSVLAKLSEHQQRVLLERVAGVVRVSAPRIRKLLVTCGEEGSESGVCWNGSPYQPVPVAEDVKKAVALRVLEQPEDFPGVLAEQQSVRAYPSPYGINLAHVLGYLSPITEDELDQSRKDDDTSVNGASSVGRAGIEKEYDRWLRGMPGYKSVAVDSMGRVLGDDGEVAGKPGDTLVTSIDAKLQGTVERQLAKTIAKARETYDPVTHKNYVADSGAAVVMEAKTGRIVAMASQPTYDPETWVGGITKKQLARLYSAAADNPLLSRATQGQFAPGSTWKPIMTVGALNNGFTPDTRLDCSSGLQVGNRWFKNYESAAHGFIGFDQALQLSCDTFFYRVGLKYWQQYGSDPQNVDAKDPLVDEAKDFGFGSETGVDLPGEATGRIADRHWKLGYWKSMKSYYCKIDKDDSATSDFLRLFAHEFCLEGSYYRAGDAVNYSIGQGDTIVTPLQLARAYAALSNGGTLYEPRVAKAVVSADGTTIKKIKPKVQGRIDASAASLRYVDQALLGTPKVGTLAWKFGGFPLDRVHIRGKTGSAEVQGKQSTSWVATYDENYVVIAMVTQAGTGSGTTGPAVRAIWEALYGIKGTTVDPSKAAIPGTTPPAGLPTFMADGSILPPSSAKEN from the coding sequence ATGTTCCCCCCCAAGTCGGCGCAGCGCACCGGTCGCCTGCGGCTCTTCGTGATCCAGGCGCTGGTGTTCTCGCTGTTCGCCACGCTCTTCGTGCGGCTCTACTACCTGCAGGTCGTCGGGGGCGAGGAGTACCACGCCCAGGCCACGTCGCAGTCGGTCCGCGAGGTCGTGGTCCAGCCGCAGCGGGGCCTGATCGTCGACGACATGGGCCGCCCGCTGGTCGCCAACCGCACGTCGTGGGTGGTGTCGATCGACCGCAGCGTCCTGGCCAAGCTCAGCGAGCACCAGCAGCGCGTGCTGCTCGAGCGGGTCGCCGGGGTCGTTCGCGTGTCGGCGCCGCGGATCCGCAAGCTGCTGGTGACCTGCGGCGAGGAAGGCTCGGAGTCGGGCGTGTGCTGGAACGGCTCGCCGTACCAGCCGGTGCCGGTCGCCGAGGACGTCAAGAAGGCCGTCGCGCTGCGGGTCCTCGAGCAGCCGGAGGACTTCCCGGGCGTGCTCGCCGAGCAGCAGAGCGTGCGCGCCTACCCCTCGCCGTACGGCATCAACCTGGCGCACGTGCTCGGCTACCTGAGCCCGATCACCGAGGACGAGCTCGACCAGTCCCGGAAGGACGACGACACCTCGGTCAACGGCGCGTCGTCGGTCGGCCGGGCCGGGATCGAGAAGGAGTACGACCGCTGGCTGCGCGGCATGCCCGGCTACAAGAGCGTGGCGGTCGACTCGATGGGCCGCGTGCTCGGCGACGACGGTGAGGTCGCGGGCAAGCCCGGCGACACGCTCGTCACCAGCATCGACGCCAAGCTCCAGGGCACGGTGGAGCGGCAGCTCGCGAAGACCATCGCGAAGGCGCGAGAGACCTACGACCCGGTCACGCACAAGAACTACGTCGCCGACTCGGGCGCCGCCGTCGTGATGGAGGCCAAGACGGGCCGGATCGTCGCGATGGCCAGCCAGCCGACGTACGACCCGGAGACCTGGGTCGGCGGCATCACCAAGAAGCAGCTCGCCCGCCTCTACTCGGCCGCCGCCGACAACCCGCTGCTGAGCCGGGCGACCCAGGGCCAGTTCGCCCCCGGCTCGACGTGGAAGCCGATCATGACGGTCGGCGCGCTCAACAACGGCTTCACCCCCGACACCCGTCTGGACTGCTCGTCCGGGCTGCAGGTCGGCAACCGCTGGTTCAAGAACTACGAGTCCGCCGCGCACGGCTTCATCGGCTTCGACCAGGCGCTGCAGCTGTCCTGCGACACGTTCTTCTACCGGGTCGGGCTGAAGTACTGGCAGCAGTACGGGTCGGACCCCCAGAACGTCGACGCGAAGGACCCGCTGGTCGACGAGGCCAAGGACTTCGGCTTCGGCAGCGAGACCGGGGTCGACCTGCCCGGTGAGGCCACCGGCCGGATCGCCGACCGGCACTGGAAGCTGGGCTACTGGAAGTCGATGAAGTCCTACTACTGCAAGATCGACAAGGACGACTCGGCCACCTCCGACTTCCTGCGGCTCTTCGCGCACGAGTTCTGCCTCGAGGGCAGCTACTACCGTGCCGGCGACGCCGTGAACTACTCGATCGGCCAGGGCGACACCATCGTCACGCCGCTCCAGCTCGCGCGGGCGTACGCCGCCCTCTCCAACGGCGGCACGCTCTACGAGCCGCGGGTCGCGAAGGCCGTGGTCAGCGCGGACGGGACGACCATCAAGAAGATCAAGCCGAAGGTGCAGGGCAGGATCGACGCGTCGGCCGCGAGCCTGCGCTACGTCGACCAGGCGCTGCTCGGCACCCCGAAGGTGGGCACGCTCGCCTGGAAGTTCGGCGGCTTCCCGCTTGACCGGGTCCACATCCGCGGCAAGACCGGCTCCGCCGAGGTCCAGGGCAAGCAGTCGACCTCCTGGGTCGCGACGTACGACGAGAACTACGTCGTGATCGCCATGGTGACCCAGGCGGGCACCGGGTCCGGCACCACCGGCCCGGCCGTCCGCGCGATCTGGGAGGCGCTCTACGGCATCAAGGGGACGACGGTCGACCCGAGCAAGGCCGCGATCCCCGGCACCACGCCGCCGGCCGGGCTGCCGACGTTCATGGCCGACGGCTCGATCCTGCCGCCGAGCTCGGCGAAGGAGAACTGA
- the mreC gene encoding rod shape-determining protein MreC — protein sequence MSLNRLDRRKERRWRGSDDDQQRPRRGLLVALVLACLTVMSLDSLSSSPVDPARRAVGEVFGPVEVGTSAAVRPFTAVPRWFRSKDSMQQDLLDLQAENSDLRSQVATQDYDRNRLEEYDGLTAAAKSLGYSLVPARVVGMGASQSFSRTVTIDAGSDAGVHPDLTVVNNDGLVGRVLRVTRTTATVLLIVDADSVVGGRVGRSMEVGFLHGRGVLGGDGRLDLELVDDTAVPAKHDTVVTWGSEAGGPYVAGVPVGRVTSVYSSLRETAQRAVIDPYVDFGALDLVGIVVPSGTDSDRSVIEPEGSLQ from the coding sequence ATGAGTCTCAACCGGCTCGACCGCCGCAAGGAGCGTCGGTGGCGCGGCTCCGACGACGACCAGCAGCGCCCGCGGCGCGGGCTGCTGGTCGCGCTGGTGCTGGCCTGCCTGACGGTGATGAGCCTCGACTCGCTCTCCTCCTCGCCGGTCGACCCGGCCCGCCGCGCCGTCGGCGAGGTCTTCGGGCCCGTGGAGGTGGGGACGAGCGCCGCCGTACGCCCGTTCACGGCTGTCCCGCGCTGGTTCCGCTCCAAGGACTCGATGCAGCAGGACCTGCTCGACCTGCAGGCCGAGAACTCCGACCTGCGCTCCCAGGTCGCGACCCAGGACTACGACCGCAACCGCCTCGAGGAGTACGACGGCCTCACCGCGGCCGCCAAGAGCCTCGGCTACTCCCTGGTCCCGGCCCGCGTCGTCGGGATGGGCGCCTCCCAGTCCTTCTCCCGGACCGTCACCATCGACGCCGGCTCCGACGCCGGCGTGCACCCCGACCTCACCGTGGTCAACAACGACGGCCTGGTCGGCCGCGTCCTGCGCGTCACCCGCACCACCGCGACCGTGCTGCTGATCGTGGACGCCGACTCCGTCGTCGGCGGCCGGGTCGGCCGGAGCATGGAGGTCGGCTTCCTGCACGGCCGCGGCGTGCTGGGCGGCGACGGGCGCCTGGACCTCGAGCTCGTCGACGACACCGCCGTACCCGCCAAGCACGACACCGTCGTGACCTGGGGGAGCGAGGCCGGCGGCCCGTACGTCGCCGGCGTCCCGGTCGGCCGTGTCACCAGCGTCTACAGCAGCCTGCGCGAGACGGCGCAGCGCGCGGTCATCGACCCGTACGTCGACTTCGGTGCGCTCGACCTGGTCGGGATCGTGGTCCCGTCCGGCACCGACAGCGACCGCTCCGTGATCGAGCCCGAAGGGAGCCTCCAGTGA
- a CDS encoding ionic transporter y4hA yields MSTKRSAWLSWTTLAPVAALVVLALAWGRHPGTVAAVAVGIFLIGAVLSAVHHAEVVAHRVGEPFGSLLLAVAVTVIEVALIVTLMVGGSGDTSALARDTVFAAVMITLNGIVGLSLLIGAVRYRMAVFNPEGAGSALMTVVALATLTLVLPRFTTSHPGPEFSSAQLTFAAVASLGLYGIFVFTQTVKHRDFFLPVSTGPGSGSVDRPVDGPVDLDGDGHADPPSDRAALASLALLLLGLVAVVGLAKVESYPIEDGVDFLGFPHSFVGVVIALLVLLPESIAAGRAAARNRVQTSLNLAYGSAMASIGLTIPAIAIASIWLDGPLVLGLEPTQMVLLLVSVIVSVLTVVPGRSKSLQGFVHLSLLAAFVFLAINP; encoded by the coding sequence ATGAGCACGAAGAGATCCGCCTGGCTCAGCTGGACCACCCTCGCCCCCGTCGCCGCCCTCGTGGTGCTGGCGCTCGCGTGGGGCCGCCACCCGGGCACGGTGGCGGCGGTCGCGGTCGGGATCTTCCTGATCGGCGCCGTGCTGTCCGCCGTGCACCACGCCGAGGTGGTCGCGCACCGGGTCGGCGAGCCCTTCGGCTCGCTGCTGCTCGCGGTCGCCGTCACGGTCATCGAGGTGGCGCTGATCGTGACGCTGATGGTCGGCGGCAGCGGCGACACGTCCGCCCTGGCCAGGGACACCGTCTTCGCCGCCGTGATGATCACGCTCAACGGCATCGTCGGGCTGTCCCTGCTCATCGGCGCGGTGCGCTACCGGATGGCGGTCTTCAACCCCGAGGGAGCCGGCTCCGCACTGATGACCGTCGTGGCGCTCGCGACCCTGACGCTGGTGCTGCCCCGCTTCACGACGTCCCACCCGGGGCCGGAGTTCTCCTCCGCCCAGCTCACCTTCGCCGCCGTGGCCTCGCTGGGTCTCTACGGCATCTTCGTCTTCACCCAGACCGTCAAGCACCGCGACTTCTTCCTCCCGGTCTCGACCGGCCCGGGCTCCGGCTCCGTGGACCGCCCGGTCGACGGGCCGGTCGACCTGGACGGCGACGGGCACGCGGACCCCCCGAGCGACCGGGCCGCGCTGGCCAGCCTGGCGCTCCTGCTCCTCGGCCTGGTCGCCGTGGTCGGGCTGGCCAAGGTCGAGTCCTACCCGATCGAGGACGGCGTCGACTTCCTCGGCTTCCCGCACTCGTTCGTCGGTGTCGTCATCGCCCTGCTCGTGCTGCTGCCGGAGTCCATCGCGGCCGGCCGGGCCGCCGCGCGCAACCGGGTGCAGACCAGTCTCAACCTCGCCTACGGCTCGGCGATGGCGAGCATCGGCTTGACGATCCCCGCCATTGCGATCGCCTCGATCTGGCTGGACGGCCCGCTGGTGCTCGGCCTCGAGCCGACCCAGATGGTGCTGCTGCTGGTGTCGGTGATCGTCTCGGTCCTCACCGTCGTGCCCGGCCGGTCGAAGTCGCTGCAGGGGTTCGTGCACCTGTCCCTGCTGGCGGCCTTCGTCTTCCTGGCCATCAACCCGTAG